In Leptospira stimsonii, a single window of DNA contains:
- a CDS encoding flagellar hook-associated protein 3 — MRITNMMQNNSLVKNLNRHQLQMDETQNQLATGQRIRLPSDEPGRATNQMFFRSRLNELDTFQRNIDDGNSRLQQIDGELDRIGSLFQRARVLAVQASNGIYQGDKGFELEVAIGKEIDEILRALVDIANTRDATGRPLFGGHVIERPPFEPIESKIKGLQGIELKNQFIGVEYRGDIGEQLREIEKGEYIPVTIPGNKVFWGTNMSITSKVDNSGYIASSDQKFKIDGVEIHVSAGDTIDDIIDKINNSPLEVKANKLAQDNISLSSTAPHQIWMEDTEGGTILRDIGLVDSATSEPPNNYSKSATVTGLSVFDVMIQFRNDLIQKDQERISGRDLQDLDLAMENILRYRAVVGARMNRMEEHAQRVDFDKSYMTELLAKNEGVDFPETIMNMKWLETVHQYALNVGSKIIKPTLMDFLR, encoded by the coding sequence ATGCGCATAACGAACATGATGCAGAACAACAGCTTGGTTAAGAATTTAAACAGACACCAGCTACAGATGGACGAAACGCAGAATCAACTCGCAACGGGGCAAAGAATTCGACTCCCTTCCGATGAACCTGGTCGCGCAACGAATCAGATGTTCTTTCGTTCCAGATTAAACGAACTCGATACATTTCAGAGAAATATCGACGACGGAAATTCACGTTTGCAACAAATCGACGGGGAATTGGACCGGATCGGTTCTCTTTTTCAAAGAGCAAGAGTTCTTGCAGTTCAGGCATCCAACGGGATCTATCAAGGAGATAAAGGTTTCGAACTCGAGGTCGCAATCGGAAAAGAAATCGACGAAATCTTGAGGGCTCTCGTTGACATTGCGAATACGAGGGATGCAACGGGCCGGCCATTATTCGGAGGTCACGTTATCGAACGACCTCCTTTCGAGCCGATCGAATCTAAGATCAAAGGTCTTCAAGGAATCGAACTCAAAAATCAATTTATCGGAGTTGAATATCGCGGAGACATCGGCGAACAACTCCGTGAAATCGAAAAGGGTGAATATATCCCCGTAACAATTCCCGGAAACAAAGTTTTCTGGGGAACGAACATGAGTATTACGAGTAAAGTTGATAACTCAGGATATATCGCTTCTTCCGATCAAAAATTTAAAATTGATGGAGTGGAGATTCATGTTTCGGCAGGAGATACGATCGACGATATCATCGATAAGATCAACAATTCTCCTTTGGAAGTGAAGGCGAACAAATTGGCTCAAGACAACATCAGTTTGAGTTCTACCGCACCTCATCAGATCTGGATGGAAGATACGGAGGGAGGAACGATACTCAGAGATATCGGCCTCGTGGATTCCGCAACTTCCGAACCTCCTAATAATTATTCAAAGTCCGCAACTGTCACAGGACTTTCAGTATTCGATGTGATGATCCAATTTCGAAACGACCTGATTCAAAAGGACCAAGAAAGAATTTCCGGTCGAGACCTTCAAGATTTGGATTTGGCGATGGAAAATATTCTCCGATACCGGGCGGTGGTCGGTGCAAGAATGAATCGAATGGAAGAGCACGCCCAAAGAGTCGATTTTGATAAATCTTACATGACCGAACTTCTTGCTAAAAACGAAGGGGTCGATTTTCCGGAAACCATCATGAATATGAAGTGGCTGGAAACGGTTCATCAATATGCGCTCAACGTCGGGTCCAAGATAATTAAACCGACATTGATGGATTTTTTAAGATAA
- a CDS encoding MarR family winged helix-turn-helix transcriptional regulator, whose translation MLAKELYLENQICFPLYACSRAVTSLYRPILEELGITYPQYLVLLILWKEDGCSVKEIGKKLYLDSGTLTPLLKRLEESELVQRKRSTEDERSVQIFLSSKGKKLKDKAICVPDKLLENLDIDKKSLTDLKNDLDRLLKILSEREDS comes from the coding sequence ATGCTCGCTAAAGAACTCTACTTAGAAAATCAGATTTGTTTTCCCTTGTACGCTTGTTCCCGGGCGGTGACATCCTTATATCGACCGATCCTCGAAGAGCTCGGTATTACATATCCTCAGTATTTGGTCCTCCTGATTCTCTGGAAGGAGGATGGGTGTAGTGTAAAGGAAATCGGAAAGAAATTATATTTGGATTCCGGAACCTTAACCCCATTGCTCAAACGTTTGGAAGAATCGGAATTGGTTCAGAGAAAAAGATCGACAGAAGACGAACGCTCGGTTCAGATTTTTCTTTCGTCAAAAGGAAAAAAACTGAAAGACAAGGCAATTTGTGTTCCGGATAAACTTCTGGAAAATTTGGACATAGATAAAAAAAGTCTAACCGATCTTAAGAATGATTTGGATCGTTTACTGAAAATTCTTTCCGAAAGAGAAGATTCTTAA
- the flgK gene encoding flagellar hook-associated protein FlgK → MGSTFSGLEIGKRGLTAHQQALQTTGHNISNADNKQYARQRVTMTAMDPLYDPSLNRSNLPGQIGQGVEIASIERIRDNFVDDRIIETSGNKDYWAARNEYLYQLETVFNEPNGTTLRTLMDKFWSSWEDLANYPEDNAHRSVVLERANGLGSRTEDVYRKLAQLKDQANREIETKAYHMNTIAENIRTLNDRIGKSEALGDRPNDLYDKRDALLQELSSLVDVTIGRSDEDELMVFIGQQILVQGNKANKIDILGNPSKDGLLDLYWSSTGDPVLLRKGRLQGLIEVRDKIIREKIDQVDSLSINVMDAVNEIHKDGFGINGNTNQAFFNIRSLSINTFGEYDSNGDGQNDVTAIFRVTGRNTIDPDRPVGINGTISFNQSDAKEVPVLIPYSSNDTLNGIIKKINASRSGVVAYMNHDNQLALKATVADDHPNKNFILRHIEDSGDLLVGMTGILMASGPSGAYDYKRLGEINKLQSRPEDITLTPHFHPSSHFRIADSIANNVANIAAARGKDVGGTGDYNSPGGHKDGRNALMVASALRNNPVMVDYSKTTDDFYNTLISKLGTEAREAKQEFGIQNDLMSELENMRQSVMGVNLDEEMANMVQFQHSYNASAKMINTMNEILDTIINRLGV, encoded by the coding sequence ATGGGATCCACATTTTCAGGTCTTGAAATAGGAAAAAGAGGGCTTACTGCTCACCAACAGGCGCTTCAGACTACAGGTCATAATATTTCCAACGCGGATAACAAGCAGTATGCGAGACAGAGAGTAACGATGACTGCGATGGATCCACTGTACGATCCTTCACTCAATCGTTCTAATCTTCCGGGACAGATTGGTCAAGGTGTTGAAATCGCTTCGATCGAAAGAATCAGAGACAACTTTGTGGACGATAGAATCATCGAAACCTCGGGAAACAAAGACTATTGGGCGGCTCGAAACGAATATCTTTACCAATTAGAAACGGTCTTCAACGAACCGAACGGAACAACACTTCGAACTCTGATGGATAAATTTTGGTCTTCTTGGGAAGATCTTGCAAACTATCCTGAGGACAACGCACATCGTTCCGTTGTTTTAGAAAGAGCAAACGGCCTCGGTAGCAGAACCGAAGATGTATATCGCAAACTTGCACAACTGAAGGATCAGGCAAACCGAGAAATCGAAACGAAAGCGTATCACATGAATACGATCGCCGAAAACATTCGTACTCTGAATGATCGAATCGGCAAATCGGAAGCTCTCGGTGATCGACCGAACGACCTCTATGATAAAAGGGATGCGCTTTTACAAGAACTTTCCTCTCTCGTGGATGTTACGATCGGGCGTTCCGATGAGGATGAATTGATGGTCTTTATCGGGCAACAGATCTTAGTTCAAGGAAACAAAGCGAACAAGATCGATATTCTTGGTAACCCTTCCAAAGACGGTTTGCTAGATCTTTATTGGTCTTCTACCGGGGATCCGGTTTTATTGAGAAAGGGACGTCTGCAGGGTTTGATCGAAGTTCGGGATAAGATCATCCGCGAAAAAATCGATCAAGTAGATTCTCTTTCCATCAACGTAATGGATGCGGTGAACGAAATTCACAAAGACGGCTTCGGCATCAATGGAAACACAAATCAAGCGTTCTTCAACATCAGATCCCTTTCGATCAACACATTCGGTGAATACGATTCCAACGGGGACGGACAAAACGACGTTACGGCAATTTTTCGCGTAACAGGAAGAAACACAATCGATCCTGATCGTCCAGTCGGTATCAATGGAACGATCAGCTTCAATCAGTCCGATGCGAAAGAGGTGCCCGTATTGATTCCCTATTCTTCCAATGATACGTTGAACGGAATCATCAAAAAGATCAACGCTTCTCGTTCCGGCGTTGTGGCTTACATGAACCACGACAATCAATTGGCTCTGAAAGCTACCGTCGCAGACGATCATCCGAATAAAAATTTCATTTTAAGACATATCGAAGATTCCGGAGATCTTCTAGTTGGAATGACAGGGATATTAATGGCGTCGGGTCCGTCCGGAGCGTACGACTACAAGCGACTCGGTGAGATCAATAAACTACAATCACGTCCGGAAGACATTACTCTGACTCCGCACTTTCATCCTTCTTCGCATTTTAGAATCGCGGATTCAATCGCGAATAACGTCGCTAACATAGCCGCGGCTCGCGGAAAGGATGTGGGTGGGACCGGGGATTATAATTCACCGGGTGGTCATAAGGACGGAAGGAACGCTCTTATGGTAGCTTCCGCTCTGAGAAACAATCCCGTGATGGTGGATTATTCGAAAACGACTGACGATTTTTACAATACTCTGATTTCGAAGTTAGGAACCGAGGCAAGAGAAGCAAAGCAAGAATTCGGTATTCAAAACGATCTCATGTCCGAATTGGAAAACATGAGACAATCCGTTATGGGAGTTAATCTCGACGAAGAGATGGCTAACATGGTCCAATTTCAACATTCTTATAACGCTTCGGCAAAGATGATCAATACCATGAACGAGATTCTGGATACAATCATAAATCGCCTCGGTGTGTAA
- a CDS encoding type 1 glutamine amidotransferase domain-containing protein codes for MSTKNKILIPLPSEDFDPSEAAIPWKVLKEHNFEVFFATPDGKPAKGDFRMLTGKGLGIWKPILIAHKNARVAYQEMTDDTHFLHPLSYKDLKPEDFSGAILPGGHAPGMKEYLESKTLQEFVGAFFASGKPLGAICHGVVLAARSKLPGTNRSILFGKKTTALLKSQEMAAWNLTRFWLGDYYRTYAQSVEDEVKANLKDPSDFHFGPKPILRDNHKKIKRGHSLVDGNYVSSRWPGDAHSFVYSFMKLF; via the coding sequence ATGAGTACGAAGAATAAAATTCTTATCCCTCTCCCTTCCGAAGATTTTGATCCCTCAGAGGCCGCTATTCCCTGGAAGGTTTTAAAGGAGCACAATTTCGAAGTGTTCTTTGCTACTCCGGACGGAAAACCGGCAAAAGGCGATTTTAGAATGCTTACCGGAAAAGGTTTAGGCATCTGGAAACCGATTCTCATTGCTCATAAAAATGCAAGAGTCGCTTATCAAGAAATGACGGATGACACTCATTTTTTACATCCCTTATCGTACAAGGACCTAAAACCGGAAGATTTCTCTGGTGCAATTCTTCCGGGCGGTCATGCTCCAGGTATGAAGGAATATTTAGAATCAAAAACGCTTCAAGAGTTTGTAGGAGCTTTCTTTGCGAGCGGAAAACCTCTCGGCGCAATTTGTCACGGCGTGGTTTTAGCCGCGCGGAGTAAACTACCGGGGACGAATCGTTCGATACTCTTCGGTAAAAAGACGACGGCACTCCTAAAATCTCAAGAGATGGCCGCCTGGAACCTAACACGATTTTGGTTAGGCGATTATTATAGAACCTATGCTCAATCTGTGGAAGACGAAGTGAAGGCGAATCTAAAAGATCCGAGTGATTTTCACTTTGGACCGAAACCCATCCTAAGAGACAATCATAAGAAAATCAAAAGAGGTCATTCTCTTGTCGATGGCAATTACGTTTCTTCCCGGTGGCCTGGGGACGCACATTCTTTCGTATATTCTTTCATGAAATTATTTTAA
- the csrA gene encoding carbon storage regulator CsrA, whose protein sequence is MLVLARRTNESIMIGDDIEIVIVDIKGDQVKIGVKAPRNVSVHRAEVYKDIQEENKKAAGTKIKPEDLGKIGNILKKKDSEKKE, encoded by the coding sequence GTGCTGGTCCTAGCAAGGCGAACTAACGAGTCGATAATGATCGGCGATGATATCGAAATCGTCATCGTCGATATCAAAGGAGACCAAGTAAAGATCGGAGTTAAAGCCCCTCGGAACGTTTCCGTACATCGTGCGGAAGTTTACAAGGATATTCAAGAAGAGAATAAAAAGGCCGCCGGAACCAAGATCAAACCGGAAGATCTCGGAAAGATTGGAAATATTCTCAAAAAGAAAGACTCGGAGAAAAAAGAATAA
- the fliW gene encoding flagellar assembly protein FliW: MGIEIQTKPFGKIQISEKQILSFPEGLLGFEDYKNFALIEEEEESVFKWLQSTEEVDLAFVVIPPSLFKKEYKPLIPEQELQLIGIEEINESLTLVIVTIPGEDPALMTANMQGPILINKVSLIGKQFISRNESHSVREKILETAAVEMN; this comes from the coding sequence ATGGGAATCGAGATTCAAACAAAACCGTTTGGAAAGATACAAATATCGGAAAAACAAATCCTCTCCTTTCCGGAAGGTCTTCTTGGATTCGAAGACTACAAAAACTTCGCATTAATAGAAGAGGAAGAGGAGTCCGTTTTCAAATGGTTACAATCTACCGAAGAAGTCGACTTAGCGTTCGTTGTGATTCCTCCTTCGCTTTTTAAGAAAGAATACAAACCGCTGATACCCGAGCAAGAACTTCAACTCATAGGCATTGAAGAAATTAATGAAAGCTTAACTCTTGTTATCGTGACAATACCGGGTGAAGATCCTGCACTGATGACAGCCAACATGCAAGGACCGATTCTAATCAACAAAGTAAGTCTTATAGGAAAACAATTCATATCCAGAAATGAATCTCACTCGGTTCGCGAAAAAATTCTCGAAACCGCCGCTGTGGAGATGAATTAA
- a CDS encoding flagellar protein FlgN, with protein MKQEEWLEQLTKLFQEEIHLYSNVLELETQKSAAVVQADGKTLESITKRTYELLVMASEIERVRMKSIEEVYRSKNFALPENGAPTLSDFLNQLDRESNFRLKEYGSSLKAILHRLKEKIKSNEKLILTRQEILSRTIEAVKEKASESGLSTYGSGKNPERKQAKRPALMLNASA; from the coding sequence ATGAAGCAAGAGGAATGGTTGGAGCAACTTACGAAACTTTTTCAGGAAGAGATTCATCTCTACTCGAATGTCCTGGAATTAGAAACTCAGAAATCTGCCGCAGTAGTTCAAGCGGATGGAAAAACTCTCGAATCAATCACAAAGAGAACCTATGAACTTCTCGTGATGGCCTCCGAAATCGAAAGGGTTCGGATGAAATCGATCGAGGAAGTATACCGATCTAAAAACTTTGCCCTTCCTGAGAACGGGGCTCCTACGCTTTCGGACTTTCTAAATCAACTCGATAGAGAATCTAATTTCCGTTTAAAAGAATACGGTTCTTCCCTTAAAGCGATCCTTCATCGTTTGAAAGAAAAGATCAAATCGAATGAGAAACTCATTCTTACTCGGCAAGAAATCCTTTCGCGTACAATTGAAGCAGTAAAAGAGAAAGCTTCCGAATCTGGTTTAAGTACATACGGCTCCGGAAAAAATCCGGAACGAAAGCAAGCTAAGAGACCGGCTCTTATGCTGAACGCCTCGGCGTAA
- a CDS encoding M23 family metallopeptidase produces the protein MQKYLRILSISTLSMILINFGAILSKDKSERKQKDPKIASAISTTEKTKSESTTKAKKASGKEPRDFEVVKKKEALFSFSILGRRFAQGELLLLTLVPEKTILSKLDRIKILWEKKEVSYTKKENVFFAWIPISPEFDKKSGILEIQDKNLFRKNDFKEYEIPIQKTDFAETKVSSLTMDKKYTSEVLPQETLDFIADCSKAKAEAFQTKTNLQIDSDFVFPVQDVHFTSPFYKRRVYNKKKGKAHGGVDFKGGLGTKIYAINDGTVILSRPMYYEGNFTVIDHGLEVYSLYMHQSELNVKVGDKVKKGDPIGKIGSTGMSTGPHLHLGLRVRGTLVDPRSVLGLKLFEEKEKP, from the coding sequence ATGCAAAAATATCTTAGAATTCTTTCCATTTCTACGCTTTCCATGATTCTAATAAATTTTGGGGCGATCCTTTCCAAGGATAAATCGGAAAGGAAACAAAAAGACCCCAAAATCGCCTCCGCAATTTCGACGACGGAAAAAACAAAATCGGAATCAACTACAAAGGCAAAAAAGGCATCCGGAAAAGAACCTCGAGACTTTGAAGTCGTAAAGAAAAAGGAAGCCCTATTTTCCTTTTCCATTCTTGGAAGAAGATTTGCTCAGGGAGAACTTTTGCTTTTAACGCTCGTTCCTGAAAAAACGATTCTTTCTAAATTGGATAGAATTAAGATTTTATGGGAGAAAAAAGAAGTTTCTTATACAAAAAAAGAAAACGTATTCTTTGCGTGGATTCCTATTTCGCCTGAATTTGATAAGAAAAGTGGAATATTAGAGATTCAGGATAAAAACCTTTTTAGAAAGAACGACTTTAAGGAATATGAAATTCCGATTCAGAAAACAGACTTTGCCGAAACGAAAGTATCTTCGCTAACTATGGACAAAAAATACACTTCGGAAGTATTGCCTCAGGAAACCTTGGATTTTATAGCCGATTGTTCCAAAGCGAAAGCGGAAGCGTTCCAGACAAAGACGAATCTTCAGATCGATTCAGATTTCGTTTTTCCAGTGCAAGATGTTCATTTTACGAGTCCTTTCTATAAGCGACGTGTTTACAATAAGAAAAAAGGAAAGGCACACGGCGGAGTCGATTTCAAAGGCGGGCTCGGAACTAAAATCTATGCCATCAACGACGGAACCGTAATCTTATCTCGACCGATGTACTACGAAGGAAATTTTACGGTCATCGATCACGGTCTGGAAGTTTATTCTCTCTATATGCATCAATCGGAGCTGAATGTAAAAGTAGGGGACAAAGTGAAAAAAGGAGATCCGATCGGAAAGATCGGTTCCACAGGTATGTCGACAGGACCACATTTACATTTGGGACTGCGAGTTCGAGGAACTTTAGTAGATCCTCGTTCGGTTTTGGGTTTGAAACTATTCGAAGAGAAAGAAAAACCTTAA
- a CDS encoding glutathione peroxidase: MSQTLYDLTATLNSGKEQKLEDYKGKVLLIVNTASECAFTPQYAALQELYKKYNSEGLEVLGFPCDQFKHQEPGSDEAIKSFCQRNYGVEFPIFKKIDVNGDNAHPVFRFLRNEASGFFGNSIKWNFTKFLVDKNGKVIKRYAPITTPEKIEKEIQDLLKK; this comes from the coding sequence ATGAGCCAAACATTGTATGACCTCACTGCCACTTTGAACAGCGGCAAAGAACAGAAATTGGAAGATTACAAAGGAAAAGTCCTCTTAATCGTGAATACGGCAAGCGAATGTGCGTTTACACCGCAGTATGCCGCCCTTCAAGAACTCTATAAGAAATACAACTCGGAGGGTTTGGAAGTTTTGGGATTTCCATGCGACCAATTCAAACACCAAGAGCCCGGTTCGGACGAGGCGATCAAAAGTTTCTGCCAAAGAAATTATGGAGTAGAATTTCCGATTTTCAAAAAGATAGACGTGAACGGAGACAATGCTCATCCTGTTTTTCGCTTTCTTAGAAATGAGGCTTCTGGATTTTTCGGAAATTCTATCAAATGGAATTTTACAAAATTCTTAGTCGATAAGAATGGAAAAGTGATCAAACGTTATGCGCCGATTACGACTCCGGAAAAGATCGAAAAAGAAATCCAAGATCTTTTAAAAAAATAA
- a CDS encoding alpha/beta fold hydrolase: protein MKNNRFRHQFISSGNIKLHVVTVGNPKNPPLLFLHGFPEFWYGWKNQIDFFLIQGYFLILPDLRGYAESGKPWFFSSYRISLLSFDIVSILDSLQIEKADCIAHDWGAAVIWNSLYENPERFRNVCILNMPHLETIKHTILNDKIQRKKTSYIFFFLLPLIPEYLLIRNKFRMLWNSLIKTSNKGSFSSEDFLHYRKAWSGFRTVRSMLNWYRAAIFFPPKLPKEKNRKLPHPVKIFWGERDPFLKKEMGKDSLSFLENGEYQGFSATHWLHHDIPEILNPSLYEFLQR from the coding sequence ATGAAGAATAATCGCTTTCGACATCAATTCATTTCTTCGGGGAATATAAAACTTCACGTCGTTACCGTAGGAAATCCGAAAAACCCACCTCTTCTTTTTTTACACGGCTTCCCTGAATTTTGGTACGGTTGGAAAAATCAAATCGATTTTTTCTTAATTCAAGGATACTTCCTAATTTTGCCGGATCTGAGGGGTTATGCGGAATCAGGAAAACCATGGTTCTTTTCTTCCTATCGAATCTCTCTGCTTTCTTTCGATATCGTTTCCATTTTAGATTCTTTGCAGATCGAAAAGGCAGATTGTATCGCTCACGATTGGGGGGCGGCCGTCATCTGGAATTCTTTATACGAAAATCCGGAACGATTTCGAAATGTTTGCATTCTAAATATGCCTCACTTAGAAACGATCAAACATACGATTCTCAACGATAAGATTCAGAGGAAAAAAACATCTTATATATTCTTTTTCCTCTTACCTTTAATTCCGGAGTATCTGTTAATTCGAAATAAATTTAGAATGCTTTGGAATTCGCTTATCAAAACATCAAATAAGGGAAGTTTTTCTTCCGAAGACTTCTTACATTATCGAAAAGCCTGGTCAGGTTTTCGGACCGTAAGATCCATGTTGAATTGGTATCGTGCGGCGATTTTTTTTCCTCCGAAACTGCCGAAGGAGAAGAATCGAAAACTCCCCCATCCGGTGAAAATTTTTTGGGGTGAAAGAGATCCTTTCCTTAAGAAGGAAATGGGCAAGGATTCCCTATCTTTTTTGGAGAACGGGGAATATCAGGGATTTTCAGCCACACATTGGTTACATCACGACATTCCCGAGATTCTCAATCCTTCCTTGTATGAATTTTTGCAAAGATAG
- a CDS encoding monovalent cation:proton antiporter-2 (CPA2) family protein: MQDHSLLITLIVFLSAAVISVPLFKKLGLGSVVGYLIGGTIIGPWGIGLITDVERILHLSEFGVILLLFLIGLELKPQRLWVLRRPVFGLGGLQVILTSLIFFGILSLLGLSNSQAIVISISVSLSSTAFALQVLGEKNELNTAHGRSSFAILLFQDLAVIPVMAILPFLGESTSNAGAQNSVMQILTAIGMILVVILSGRFLARPLFRLVASSGNHEIFTALSLLIVVGVSLLMDQVGLSMALGSFLGGVILADSEYRHELESNLEPFKGLLLGLFFLAVGMSINLGEVLKDPILVILFALGLMSVKALVLYFLGRLTKQNKETSLNLAVTISQGGEFAFVILGVGVTLSILPRERADLVIAVVTLSMGLTPILGLMKDKIADVFFKKTEEQEADNIEEQNRVIIAGFGRFGQIIARMLFVHRIGFTALEHNPEQVNVARRFGYKIYYGDASKLSLLRSAGAEQADLFILAVQDIDVSVKVAEMVKKHFPNLTIIARARNREHVFKLLELGVKIIRRDTFASALELAGETLSHLGFMDSEVEQKIKKFRAHDELTLKGQFQVRHNEKEFIQFSKNSIRQLEAAFEADRLEKEGKTGS, from the coding sequence ATGCAAGATCACAGTTTACTGATAACTCTTATCGTCTTCCTTTCTGCCGCAGTAATTTCGGTGCCATTGTTTAAAAAATTGGGACTGGGTTCCGTAGTCGGCTATCTCATCGGTGGAACGATCATCGGGCCTTGGGGAATCGGTTTGATCACGGACGTCGAACGCATTCTCCATCTTTCCGAGTTCGGAGTCATTCTCCTTTTATTTTTGATCGGATTAGAATTGAAACCGCAACGACTTTGGGTTTTAAGGCGACCGGTTTTCGGTTTGGGCGGTCTTCAAGTCATTCTCACCTCTTTGATCTTTTTCGGAATTTTATCACTACTCGGTTTGAGCAATTCGCAAGCAATCGTAATTAGCATTAGCGTTTCCTTATCTTCCACTGCATTCGCCTTACAAGTTTTAGGAGAAAAAAACGAATTAAATACGGCGCACGGAAGAAGTTCATTCGCTATTCTTCTTTTCCAAGATCTCGCAGTGATTCCTGTGATGGCAATTCTTCCCTTTTTAGGGGAATCGACAAGCAATGCGGGAGCGCAGAATTCAGTAATGCAAATCCTGACGGCGATCGGCATGATCCTTGTGGTGATTCTATCCGGAAGATTTTTAGCAAGGCCACTGTTTCGACTCGTTGCATCTTCCGGAAATCATGAAATATTCACGGCTCTTTCTTTATTAATTGTGGTCGGTGTTTCCTTGTTGATGGATCAAGTCGGGCTTTCGATGGCTCTCGGTTCTTTTTTAGGAGGAGTGATTCTTGCCGATTCCGAATATCGACACGAATTGGAATCGAATCTAGAGCCGTTTAAAGGATTGCTCTTAGGTCTTTTCTTTTTAGCCGTTGGAATGTCCATAAATCTCGGAGAGGTTTTAAAAGACCCGATTCTTGTCATACTTTTTGCCTTAGGGCTTATGTCCGTCAAAGCTCTCGTTCTTTACTTTTTAGGAAGACTTACAAAGCAAAACAAAGAAACGTCTCTCAATCTGGCCGTTACGATTTCACAAGGTGGGGAGTTCGCCTTCGTAATATTAGGCGTCGGCGTCACTCTTTCAATCTTACCGAGAGAACGAGCTGATCTTGTGATCGCAGTCGTGACCTTGTCTATGGGTTTAACTCCGATCCTCGGTCTTATGAAAGACAAAATCGCGGATGTATTTTTTAAAAAAACAGAGGAGCAGGAAGCGGATAACATCGAAGAACAAAACCGGGTAATCATTGCTGGATTCGGAAGGTTCGGTCAAATCATCGCAAGGATGTTATTCGTTCATAGAATCGGTTTTACCGCACTAGAACACAATCCGGAACAAGTGAACGTGGCGAGGAGATTCGGTTATAAGATTTACTATGGAGACGCTAGTAAGCTAAGTCTTCTTCGATCAGCCGGCGCTGAACAAGCCGATTTATTTATATTAGCAGTTCAAGATATAGATGTTTCGGTAAAGGTCGCAGAGATGGTAAAAAAACATTTCCCAAACCTTACGATTATTGCGCGTGCTCGAAATAGAGAACACGTTTTTAAATTATTGGAACTCGGAGTAAAAATCATCAGAAGAGATACATTCGCCTCCGCTCTTGAATTAGCGGGAGAAACTTTGAGCCATCTCGGCTTTATGGATTCTGAAGTGGAACAGAAAATTAAAAAATTCCGCGCGCATGATGAACTGACTCTCAAGGGACAGTTTCAAGTAAGACATAACGAAAAAGAGTTCATTCAATTTTCCAAAAATTCCATCCGTCAATTAGAGGCGGCATTTGAAGCGGACCGACTTGAAAAAGAGGGAAAAACAGGAAGTTAA
- a CDS encoding SHOCT domain-containing protein: protein MKSLIVLIISFVYFTCFSGIRKELNYSSESIAFYSFAKSPEFPAWIDLDAKFPENLESEKFKKILEESLFQFGNRNDSLVNDTALRIFSRELSKEIADRSFLKFKQAPEQTYQLWILKKDDSINPGRRIRRTVFLLYPTSTAIHFVFFELNQFIDFQTPYTFQDWSNFSISESNLKPSLEVFIPDSAIGKLTYFKDDLKSESKKYHIVAPFELQSMSISEPNRSSQKKSISDSEKRLIELKALFDKKLISEDEYRRKREEILKAL, encoded by the coding sequence ATGAAGTCCCTGATCGTCCTAATCATTTCATTTGTATATTTCACCTGTTTTTCAGGTATTCGGAAGGAACTCAATTATTCCTCTGAGTCCATCGCATTCTATTCTTTCGCAAAGAGTCCGGAATTTCCAGCTTGGATCGATCTGGACGCTAAGTTTCCAGAAAACTTGGAATCCGAAAAATTCAAAAAAATCTTAGAAGAGTCCTTGTTTCAATTCGGAAATCGGAATGATTCTTTGGTGAACGATACTGCGTTACGCATCTTTTCGAGAGAATTGAGCAAAGAAATTGCTGATCGATCGTTTCTCAAATTCAAACAGGCGCCAGAGCAAACGTATCAGCTATGGATCTTAAAAAAAGACGATTCTATCAATCCGGGAAGAAGAATACGGAGAACCGTATTTCTATTATACCCTACCTCGACTGCGATTCATTTTGTTTTTTTTGAGTTGAATCAGTTCATTGATTTTCAAACCCCATATACGTTTCAGGATTGGTCCAATTTTTCAATCTCGGAATCGAATTTGAAACCTTCTCTTGAGGTGTTTATACCGGATTCAGCGATCGGGAAGCTGACGTATTTCAAAGACGATTTAAAGAGTGAATCGAAAAAATATCATATTGTGGCTCCTTTTGAGCTCCAATCGATGTCGATCTCCGAGCCCAATAGGTCTTCTCAGAAAAAGAGCATCAGCGATTCCGAAAAACGTTTGATCGAACTGAAAGCGTTGTTTGACAAGAAACTCATTTCTGAAGACGAATACAGACGGAAACGAGAGGAAATCCTAAAGGCATTGTGA